CTGCGCGGCCTCGAGCAGGAGGTCGAGCGGCTGCAGCGGGAGAAGGACCAGGCCGTCGCCGCCGAGCAGTACGAGCGGGCCTCGGAGCTCCGCGACGAGCTGGCCGGGGCGCAGGCGCGGCTGGAGCAGGCGCGGTCGGGCGGCGGGCAGGCCGGCGTCCCGGAGGTCGGCGTCCAGGACATCGCCGAGGTGGTCTCCCGGTCCACCGGCATCCCGGTCGCCCAGCTCACCCAGGAGGAGATGGAGCGCCTGCTGCAGCTGGAGGAGCACCTGCACCGGCGGGTGGTCGGCCAGGACGACGCCGTCCGCGTGGTGGCCGAGGCCGTCCGGCGCTCCCGCGTCGGGCTCGGTGACCCCGACCGGCCGATCGGCAGCTTCCTGTTCCTCGGGCCCACCGGCGTCGGCAAGACCGAGCTGGCCCGCGCGCTGGCCGAGGCCCTGTTCGGCGACGAGGACCGGATGGTCCGGCTGGACATGAGCGAGTTCCAGGAGCGGCACACCGTCAGCCGCCTCGTGGGCTCCCCGCCCGGCTACGTCGGCTACGAGGACGCCGGGCAGCTGACCGAGGCCGTCCGCCGCCGTCCGTACTCGGTGGTGCTGCTCGACGAGATCGAGAAGGCGCACCCCGACGTCTTCAACACCCTGCTGCAGGTGCTCGACGACGGCCGGCTCACCGACTCGCAGGGCCGCACGGTCGACTTCACGAACACCGTGCTGGTCATGACGAGCAACCTGGGCTCGGAGCTCATCCAGGGCCGCAACGCCCCGCTGGGCTTCGGCACCGGCGACGGCGCGGCGGCCGACGCCGGCCTGCGCGACCGGCTGGTGCGGCGGCTGCGCGAGTCCTTCCGGCCGGAGTTCCTCAACCGGATCGACGAGATCGTGGTGTTCCAGCAGCTGGAGAGCGAGCAGCTGCAGCAGATCACCCGGCTGCTGCTGGAGGAGACCCGCCGCCGGCTGTCCGCCCAGGACATCGAGGTGGCCTTCACCGACGAGGCCGTCGCCTGGATCGCCGAGCGCGGCCACGAGCCGCAGTTCGGCGCCCGGCCGCTGCGCCGGGCGATCCAGCGGGAGGTCGACAACCCGCTGGCCCGGCTGCTGCTCGACGGCCGGTTGGGCTCCGGGCGGGCGGTGACCGTCGGCGTCCGCGACGGCGCGCTCGACCTCGCGGTGGCCGCCGCGGAGGTGGCCGGCCAGGTCTGAGCGGTCGGTCGCGACCGGGCCGCTGTGACCTGGCCCACCCGGCCCCTGACCAGCGCGGTCGGGGGCCGGGTGGGTTAGGTGCACCTTCCTTGCGGGCCTCCCGATATAGGTCACAATCGTGTTGTGGAAAGCGACGCGGGGCAGGTGGGGACGGTGCGGGTCGACGACGTCCGCACGCGCGACCGCGTGACCGCACTGCTGCTCGAGCACGGGCCGCAGACCGCCAGCGAGCTGGCCGGCCGGCTGGGCATCAGCCCGGCCGCCGTCCGGCGCCACCTCGACGCCCTGGCCGCGCGCGGCCGGGTCGAGGAGCGCGCGACACCGGGTGCGCACCGGGGGAGGGGCCGGCCCGCCCGGCGCTTCCACCTCACCGACGCCGGCCGGTCCGGGTTCGGGCACGCCTACGACGACCTGGCGCTCACCGCGCTGCGCTTCGTCGCCGCCTCCGGCGGGCCGGACGCCGTCCGCGCCGTCGCCGAGGCGCAGCTGGCGGGGCTGGAGCAGCGCGCCTCGGACGCCGTGGCCCGCGCCGCGGGCGCCCCGGTCGACCGGGCGCAGGCGCTCGCCGAGGCGCTGACGACCGAGGGCTACGCTGCCTCGGCCTCGGCGATCTCCGGCGGCGGGCAGCTCTGCCAGCACCACTGCCCGGTGGCGCACGTCGCGGCGGAGTTCCCGCAGCTGTGCGAGGCCGAGACGGCGGTGATCGGCCGGCTGGTGGGCACGCACGTCCAGCGCCTGGCCACCATCGCCCACGGCGACGGGGTCTGCACCACCCACATCCCCGGCCCGCGACGGCCGGGCCACGGGCCGGCCGGCAGCGGCCCGGACCACACCCGCGGGGGGAACAGATCCCTGCCCGCGGGCCCTGTACCAGGTGAGCGAGCAGCGCGGGTCCCGCGCACCGCACCGTCCACCAGCACCACCCCCACGAACGACCGGGAGAGGACGCCCGCATGACCAGCACGCAGCAGCCGGTGGCCGGCACGCCGCTGACGCAGGACGAGCAGATCGACCAGCTCGGCCGCTACCAGTACGGCTGGGCCGACACCGACGTGGCCGGGTCCACGGCCCGGCGGGGTCTGTCCGAGGAGGTCGTCCGCGACATCTCGGCGCTCAAGAGCGAGCCCGAGTGGATGCTCGAGCGCCGGCTCAAGGCCCTCAAGCTGTTCGGCCGCAAGCCCATGCCCGACTGGGGCTCGGACCTGTCCGGCATCGACTTCCAGAACATCAAGTACTTCGTGCGCTCGACCGAGGCGCAGGCCGCCTCCTGGGACGAGCTGCCCGAGGACATCAAGAACACCTACGACAAGCTGGGCATCCCCGAGGCGGAGAAGCAGCGGCTGATCTCCGGTGTCGCAGCCCAGTACGAGTCCGAGGTCGTCTACCACAAGATCCGCGAGGACCTCGAGGAGCAGGGCGTCCTGTTCCTCGACACCGACACCGCCCTCAAGGAGCACCCGGAGCTCTTCCGCGAGTACTTCGGCACGGTGATCCCGTCGGGCGACAACAAGTTCGCCGCACTGAACACCGCGGTGTGGTCGGGCGGCTCGTTCATCTACGTGCCCAAGGGCGTGCAGGTCGAGATCCCGCTGCAGGCCTACTTCCGGATCAACACCGAGAACATGGGGCAGTTCGAGCGGACGCTGATCATCGTCGACGAGGGTGCCTACGTGCACTACGTCGAGGGCTGCACCGCGCCGATCTACAAGTCGGACTCGCTGCACTCTGCGGTCGTCGAGATCATCGTCAAGAAGAACGCGCGCTGCCGGTACACGACCATCCAGAACTGGTCGAACAACGTCTACAACCTGGTCACCAAGCGGGCGATCGCCCACGAGGGCGCGACCATGGAGTGGATCGACGGCAACCTCGGCTCCAAGGTGACCATGAAGTACCCGGCCGTCTGGATGACCGGCGAGCACGCCAAGGGCGAGGTCCTGTCCATCGCCTTCGCGGGCGAGGGCCAGCACCAGGACGCCGGCGCCAAGATGGTGCACGCCGCGCCGCACACCTCCTCGACCATCGTGTCCAAGTCGGTGGCCCGCGGCGGCGGCCGGACGTCCTACCGCGGCCTCGTGCAGATCGACGAGGGCGCGCACGGATCCAGGTCGACGGTCAAGTGCGACGCCCTGCTGGTCGACACGATCAGCCGGTCGGACACCTACCCCTACGTCGACGTCCGCGAGGACGACGTGTCGATGGGCCACGAGGCGACCGTCTCCCGGGTCAGCGAGGACCAGCTCTTCTACCTGATGAGCCGCGGCCTGTCCGAGGACGAGGCCATGGCGATGGTGGTGCGCGGGTTCGTCGAGCCGATCGCCCGCGAGCTGCCCATGGAGTACGCCCTCGAGCTCAACCGCCTGATCGAGCTGCAGATGGAAGGTGCCGTCGGCTGATGTCGGCAGAGACCACCCCCGCCAACACCACCGGCCTCACCACCGAGTCGGCCACCCTCGCCGGCGAGCTGTTCGCCGAGGGCGTCGGTGCCCAGGCCGGCCCGCCGACCACCCCGGCCGCCGGCACCGGCAGCGCCGGGCAGGCCGCGCCGGGTGCGCACTCGCACGGCGGGCCGGCCCGCACCGGCTCGCCGTCCGAGCGGTTCACCTCCACCGACCCGGACGCCTTCGGCTCGCCCACCGGCCGCGAGGAGACCTGGCGCTTCACGCCCATGAAGCGGATCCGGCCGCTGCTGGACGGCGCCCCGTCGGATGCGCACCTGACGTGGACGACGGACCTGCCCGACGGCGTGGAGCTCACCGGCGTCGAGGCCGACGACCCGCTGCTCAAGGGTCTGCCCGAGCCGGTCGACCGGCTCGCCGCGCTGGCCCGCCGGCACAGTGGCGGCGCCGCCGTCGTCCGGGTGCCCGCCGAGGCGCAGCTCGACCGGCCGGTCGTCCTCGGCCTGGCCGGCACCGGTTCGGACGAGGTCGTGTGGGGCCAGCTCGTCGTCGAGGTCGGCGCGTACGCGAAGGCGACCGTCGTCCTCGACCACAGCGGCCTGGCGCGCTACGCCGGCGGCGTCGCCGTCCTCGTGGGCGACGGCGCGCAGGTCGAGCTCGTCTCGGTGCAGGAGTGGGCGCCCGGTGCCGTGCACGGCGGGCAGTTCGACGCCGTCGTCGGCCG
This region of Geodermatophilus bullaregiensis genomic DNA includes:
- a CDS encoding helix-turn-helix transcriptional regulator, which gives rise to MESDAGQVGTVRVDDVRTRDRVTALLLEHGPQTASELAGRLGISPAAVRRHLDALAARGRVEERATPGAHRGRGRPARRFHLTDAGRSGFGHAYDDLALTALRFVAASGGPDAVRAVAEAQLAGLEQRASDAVARAAGAPVDRAQALAEALTTEGYAASASAISGGGQLCQHHCPVAHVAAEFPQLCEAETAVIGRLVGTHVQRLATIAHGDGVCTTHIPGPRRPGHGPAGSGPDHTRGGNRSLPAGPVPGERAARVPRTAPSTSTTPTNDRERTPA
- the sufB gene encoding Fe-S cluster assembly protein SufB, with product MTSTQQPVAGTPLTQDEQIDQLGRYQYGWADTDVAGSTARRGLSEEVVRDISALKSEPEWMLERRLKALKLFGRKPMPDWGSDLSGIDFQNIKYFVRSTEAQAASWDELPEDIKNTYDKLGIPEAEKQRLISGVAAQYESEVVYHKIREDLEEQGVLFLDTDTALKEHPELFREYFGTVIPSGDNKFAALNTAVWSGGSFIYVPKGVQVEIPLQAYFRINTENMGQFERTLIIVDEGAYVHYVEGCTAPIYKSDSLHSAVVEIIVKKNARCRYTTIQNWSNNVYNLVTKRAIAHEGATMEWIDGNLGSKVTMKYPAVWMTGEHAKGEVLSIAFAGEGQHQDAGAKMVHAAPHTSSTIVSKSVARGGGRTSYRGLVQIDEGAHGSRSTVKCDALLVDTISRSDTYPYVDVREDDVSMGHEATVSRVSEDQLFYLMSRGLSEDEAMAMVVRGFVEPIARELPMEYALELNRLIELQMEGAVG
- the sufD gene encoding Fe-S cluster assembly protein SufD, which produces MSAETTPANTTGLTTESATLAGELFAEGVGAQAGPPTTPAAGTGSAGQAAPGAHSHGGPARTGSPSERFTSTDPDAFGSPTGREETWRFTPMKRIRPLLDGAPSDAHLTWTTDLPDGVELTGVEADDPLLKGLPEPVDRLAALARRHSGGAAVVRVPAEAQLDRPVVLGLAGTGSDEVVWGQLVVEVGAYAKATVVLDHSGLARYAGGVAVLVGDGAQVELVSVQEWAPGAVHGGQFDAVVGRDASFSQVVVTLGGDLVRLVSNVQYAGPGGRAELFGVYFSDETQHQEHRLWVDHAVPNCTSNVLYKGALQGEGARTVWIGDVRIRPAATGTDTYELNRNLVLTDGARADSVPNLEIETGEIVGAGHASATGRFDDEQLFYLCSRGIDAETARRLVVRGFFADVVQRIGLPELQDRLMRSIETRLGALPGLDEQPVEVA